A window of the Hordeum vulgare subsp. vulgare chromosome 5H, MorexV3_pseudomolecules_assembly, whole genome shotgun sequence genome harbors these coding sequences:
- the LOC123396095 gene encoding plant UBX domain-containing protein 2, translating to MMKDKMKDLMKKVTSSSAPSFKGPSHVLGSGPPPSASTSSSRQSNPNPSPRPAPKQQPPRPPGPSEFTPFTAVISSSSSRRPDANGGDTVVCPNCGDAFSSEHAVSEHLDGCLASAGGARARAAAYLAANPPAAAAEVVKKLLGNLLKEPGNDKYRRVRLGNPRIKEAVADREGGLELLEAVGFTIGDESGELFAAMDETPTEARLSGIRQAVLLLERSHPSASLPTLAGSESKESCRSGVDEQKEVNKIVDRQIRVFFNVPGSSVAEIDTPDSFYKLSGEEVRNEAKMRRERLEQSRLLIPKSYKEKQALAARQKYKQAVIRVQFPDGVILQGVFLPAEATSSLYEFVASALKQPGLEFDLICPAVPRSRVLPHSPNTGERARTLQDEGLVPSALLKFKPNETDSIVFTGLLNKLLEASEPFTAASS from the exons ATGATGAAGGACAAGATGAAGGATCTCATGAAGAAggtcacctcctcctccgccccgtCCTTCAAGGGCCCCTCCCACGTCCTCGGCTCCGGCCCTCCCccctccgcctccacctcctcctcccgtcaatcaaaccctaaccctagccccagGCCCGCCCCCAAGCAGCAGCCCCCGCGCCCGCCCGGCCCCTCCGAATTCACCCCCTTCACCGccgtcatctcctcctcctcctcccgccgcccaGATGCCAACGGCGGCGACACGGTCGTGTGCCCCAACTGCGGCGACGCCTTCTCCTCCGAGCACGCCGTCTCGGAGCACCTCGATGGCTGCCTCGCGTCGGCCGGCGGCGCCCGCGCCCGCGCTGCCGCGTACCTCGCCGCGAACCCGCCCGCGGCGGCCGCCGAGGTCGTGAAGAAGCTTCTCGGCAACCTGCTCAAGGAGCCCGGCAACGACAAGTACAGGAGGGTCAGGCTCGGTAACCCTAGGAtcaaggaggccgtggcggacagGGAGGGCGGGCTTGAGCTCCTCGAGGCGGTAGGGTTCACGATCGGGGATGAGAGCGGGGAGCTCTTTGCCGCGATGGACGAGACTCCTACGGAAGCGAGGCTTAGCGGGATCAGGCAGGCCGTGCTACTGCTTGAGAGGTCCCATCCTTCGGCATCGCTACCTACTCTGGCCGGGTCTGAGTCCAAAGAGAGCTGCCGCAGCGGAGTTGACGAGCAAAAGGAGGTTAACAAGATTGTTGATCGTCAG ATTCGGGTATTCTTCAATGTCCCTGGAAGTTCTGTTGCAGAAATTGATACACCAGATTCCTTCTACAAACTTAGCGGTGAGGAGGTAAGGAACGAGGCAAAGATGAGGAGGGAAAGGCTGGAACAATCTCGGTTGCTAATTCCAAAGTCATATAAGGAGAAGCAGGCACTGGCTGCTCGACAGAAGTACAAACAAGCTGTCATCCGAGTTCAGTTTCCTGATGGAGTAATTCTCCAGGGCGTATTCCTTCCAGCGGAGGCTACTAGTTCACTATATGAG TTTGTTGCGTCCGCTTTGAAGCAGCCAGGCTTGGAATTTGATCTTATCTGTCCAGCTGTTCCTAGGTCACGTGTGTTACCGCATTCTCCAAATACAGGAGAGCGGGCACGCACGTTGCAAGATGAAGGCCTAGTACCTTCTGCTCTCCTTAAATTCAAGCCCAATGAGACCGATTCTATTGTGTTCACCGGCTTGCTTAACAAGCTTCTGGAGGCTAGTGAACCATTTACAGCTGCTTCCTCTTGA